The Scomber scombrus chromosome 22, fScoSco1.1, whole genome shotgun sequence genome has a window encoding:
- the phax gene encoding phosphorylated adapter RNA export protein has product MAGGGGVMDSDLEDGEISGSGSDSEMRTTGAAAQTRPQVLQAFSGHSFQNRAAAQPSAAAYRNMTADSSGSDAASSDEESTVWRRKRQKVINAPQLPACIAQPGPTRMQDPGVLANRKVNNIWGSVVQEQCQDAITAELGIFGMEGEVSTSSRNVETYNYVLARKIMEKERELEQLSKGDGEVNMLDAQLEEYMKGRGSEDRADDNAKRKRSAKERLGPRAEMDIKGRYEITEDDPDEKVVDEIAHRLQEPKLDLIQRVVNVVGKKKAIELLGETATLEESGGVYTMDGSRRRTPGGVYLNLLKNTPSITKAQIRQIFFDETQKECKNKKAAQKRRRHVVAKKMKQAIGTLNLQEHDDVSRETFASDTNEALESLEEAAEEGQEETALGLEETAVVYNSADLEVF; this is encoded by the coding sequence ATGGCGGGTGGCGGAGGAGTCATGGATAGTGATCTGGAAGATGGAGAGATCTCCGGCTCCGGCTctgattcagagatgaggaccACCGGAGCAGCGGCACAAACTCGACCCCAGGTTCTTCAAGCGTTCAGCGGCCACTCCTTCCAGAACAGAGCCGCCGCACAGCCCTCTGCAGCCGCCTACCGCAACATGACGGCGGACTCCAGTGGCAGCGACGCGGCCTCATCAGACGAGGAGTCTACTGTTTGGCGCCGAAAACGCCAGAAAGTCATCAATGCTCCTCAGCTGCCTGCATGCATTGCACAGCCAGGGCCGACCCGCATGCAGGACCCTGGGGTGCTGGCAAACCGCAAGGTAAACAACATCTGGGGCTCTGTGGTGCAGGAGCAGTGCCAGGATGCTATAACTGCAGAGCTGGGCATATTTGGAATGGAGGGTGAAGTCAGCACGTCCAGCAGAAATGTGGAGACTTATAACTACGTCTTGGCCCGTAAGATaatggaaaaagagagggagctGGAGCAGCTGTCGAAGGGAGATGGAGAAGTGAACATGCTGGACGCCCAGCTGGAGGAGTACATGAAGGGGCGGGGGTCAGAAGACAGGGCGGATGACAATGCAAAGAGGAAGAGGTCAGCTAAAGAAAGACTGGGCCCCCGAGCTGAGATGGACATCAAGGGTCGATATGAGATCACAGAGGATGACCCTGATGAAAAGGTGGTGGATGAGATTGCACACAGGCTGCAAGAGCCTAAGCTAGACCTGATACAGCGTGTCGTTAATGTTGTCGGTAAGAAAAAAGCCATAGAACTGCTGGGAGAGACTGCTACGCTGGAGGAAAGCGGCGGTGTGTACACCATGGACGGCAGCAGGCGACGGACACCCGGTGGAGTGTATCTCAACCTGCTGAAGAACACGCCCAGCATCACCAAAGCTCAGATCAGGCAGATTTTCTTTGACGAAACGCAAAAAGAGTGCAAGAACAAGAAGGCCGCCCAGAAGAGGAGGCGGCACGTCGTGGCTAAGAAGATGAAGCAGGCCATAGGTACGCTGAACCTGCAGGAGCACGACGATGTTTCCAGGGAGACCTTTGCCAGCGACACCAACGAGGCCTTGGAGTCACTGGAGGAGGCTGCAGAAGAGGGCCAGGAGGAGACTGCTCTGGGTTTAGAGGAGACAGCGGTGGTCTACAACTCTGCAGACCTGGAGGTCTTTTGA